One Salvelinus fontinalis isolate EN_2023a chromosome 27, ASM2944872v1, whole genome shotgun sequence genomic region harbors:
- the LOC129825213 gene encoding serine protease 23-like, producing MCPIPLCLLLCALPLCVPVWGGHGDDDDDKEYGWSVQSVPLILDRHTVHLRTPTFGGKDEGSDGKGEGMCGIECQSALPPPDQATVESMLGYETVYENGTRTHTDVTLQGLNETTSRTPSHTRRKRQVYGLDGRFVISDSHFTTNYPFSTAVRLSTGCSGVLVSDKHILTAAHCVHDGKDYLQGVRRLKVGVLQVKSKRGRGGGRRGGRRGGRRRGGRRGGDVERMGKVEGEEEVGEEEEDGNGIDEEGPRQEQRRRGGRQRGMKGKGEIQNAVDGETGAEGGEEGNTEKERREGGGRQRTRGSRSSRVQRSTETKKQPSFRWTRVKQIHIPKGWIHTGDDDTNAVTPDYDYALLELKRPIKQKHMELGVAPAAKPLPLGRIHFSGFDNEPEGGQTEGEKEKVVYRFCSVTEESDDLLYQHCDAQQGASGAGVYIRLRQEVEGSNKRKWQRKVIGVFSGHRWVEGDRGEKRDYNVAVRITPPKYAQICHWIHGDPSMCTKA from the coding sequence ATGTGCCCCATTCCCCTGTGTCTGCTGCTCTGTGCCCTGCCCCTGTGTGTTCCTGTCTGGGGGGGCCAcggtgacgatgatgatgataaagAGTATGGCTGGTCCGTGCAGAGTGTCCCGTTGATTCTGGACAGGCACACAGTGCATCTGCGGACTCCCACATTTGGGGGGAAGGATGAGGGGTCAGATGGGAAGGGGGAGGGGATGTGTGGGATAGAGTGTCAGAGCGCTCTCCCCCCTCCCGACCAGGCCACGGTGGAGAGCATGCTGGGATACGAGACGGTGTATGAAAacggcacgcgcacacacaccgaTGTCACACTGCAGGGCCTGAATGAGACGACTTCACGCACACCCTCACACACTCGCAGGAAACGTCAGGTGTACGGCTTGGACGGGCGCTTTGTCATCTCAGACAGCCACTTTACCACCAACTACCCGTTCTCCACGGCGGTCCGCCTGTCCACAGGCTGCTCCGGGGTCCTGGTGTCTGACAAACACATCTTGACGGCAGCCCACTGTGTCCACGACGGGAAGGACTACCTACAGGGGGTCCGCAGGCTGAAAGTCGGGGTCCTACAGGTCAAATCTAAacgaggtagggggggggggaggaggggggggaggaggggggggaggaggagaggtgggaggagaggaggagatgtggAAAGGATGGGAAaggtggaaggagaggaagaggttggagaagaggaggaggatgggaatGGGATAGATGAAGAAGGACCGAGACAGGAGCAGAGAcggagaggagggaggcagagaggaatgaagggaaagggggagataCAGAACGCGGTTGATGGGGAGACCGGAGCAGAGGGAGGTGAAGAAGGgaacacagagaaggagagaagagagggagggggtaggcAGAGAACGAGAGGTAGCAGAAGTAGCCGTGTACAACGCAGCACAGAAACTAAAAAGCAGCCCTCCTTCCGCTGGACACGCGTGAAACAAATCCACATCCCCAAGGGTTGGATACACACAGGGGACGATGACACTAACGCCGTTACCCCTGACTATGACTACGCTCTCCTAGAGTTGAAACGGCCAATCAAACAGAAGCACATGGAGCTGGGGGTGGCGCCCGCTGCAAAGCCCCTGCCCTTAGGTCGCATCCACTTCTCAGGGTTTGACAATGAGCCAGAGGGAGGACAaacggagggagagaaagaaaaggtGGTCTATCGCTTCTGTTCAGTGACAGAGGAGTCAGACGACCTGTTGTATCAGCACTGTGATGCCCAGCAGGGGGCGTCAGGTGCTGGCGTATACATCCGgctcagacaggaagtggagggaTCCAATAAGAGGAAGTGGCAGCGGAAGGTGATTGGAGTGTTCTCAGGGCACCGCTGGGTGGAAGGGGACCGGGGTGAAAAGAGGGATTATAATGTGGCGGTGAGGATCACTCCGCCTAAATACGCTCAGATCTGCCACTGGATCCACGGGGATCCCAGCATGTGTACGAAGGCCTGA